The following nucleotide sequence is from Trifolium pratense cultivar HEN17-A07 linkage group LG2, ARS_RC_1.1, whole genome shotgun sequence.
ATTGAGTATTGTGCGCCtctttgagtgaataaacgttGCTTTCAAGTCTCTGATACGCCAAAAAAATCGCCCTAGCTCCAAAGCTCCCAATTGAGTGTCCAAGTGATTATGAAAGTGCAACTTCTGAAATATAGGCTATATAGACTCTATTCGGATCCTACACACCGAATATGAGCGTTTCCAGTTGGTAGAATCCGaaatgatgcaaaattttaaaaatcaaagcatttcggattgtacagtccaaaatcaagttttcctgGGCAAATCATCAACGATGTACAAGTCAGGCATAGCCAGCCAATGACTTGTTTAAACtggtttcggattgtatggtccATATCAAACAAGTTTCGGCTTCCATACTCCAAAACTGTTAAAAATAAGGATgttcggattgtacagtccaaacccAGGTTTTCCAGGGCAAAACATCACGTACAAGGCAGGCATAACCAGCCaattgcttgtttaaactgatttcggattgtatggaccataacaaacaaatttcggattctagagtccaaacgcatttatagggtcaaaatggtcactttggggggccttggaggaaacaatggggggaaaaaaagcaattttcctCCCTTCCTTTGACAAAATTTTAACCCAAAAagtggaggaaaaaaaaaactacaattgtATGTTGGACCATTGTAAAATGAGAATTTCTTTTCTCCAAACCTCTTCCACccactcaaaaataaaaaattgataaaaaataaaggctCTCCTTGAGGTTTAGAACTCCAGAACTCGAAgagtaatttattaatctaaagaaaaaaataattcgAATTCATTTTCTCTCACCCTGATCTCccctaaaaatcaaaatatccACCCTCAAGTTATAAAACACTTTTGCTTATTTAAGGTTatacaaattaaactaaaaataaaaacaccacTCAAATTCGTCTTCCATCTTCCGACACTCTTTGTGTAGACATATGAAGTATTTGAACATGAATCCTCTCATTCTCAATTCTCTGCCCCTCTCTCCTtcctctctctatctctctcttaattttaATCTCTCatcaataaaaaacaataaccaAACCAATAGAGTGATTTTAAGAGACAAATAAAGAGGAATAATAGAGATATATAGAGAATTGGAGAATGAGAAGATTCAATTTAAAAAGTATTTAGGTTTCAACTCAAACCTCAAACCATTTGTGCAAACATTTTGCttcaaacacaattaattttcACGGTAAAAGTATCATAAATCATCCTTCGAATTAGTACtctagaaaaataaattcattaaaaagAAGACAAATTCAATTTATAAGAACAATTCTTATTGCTCTGATCTAAAATTTCTTCCATAGAAATGCTTGAGTCCAATTAAACAAGAGGAATTCCTACTCATTTGACACCGATTAAAAAGAAATCTGCCCCAATTTTTATGCTTTCTCAATTTTAATTCCAAATGCTCAAAGAACAAATCCCCAAACAAATGCTCACTCTTCTCAATTTTAATTCATTCCAACAAAATTCAGAACTCCCAATACCCAAATCAGAACTCCCGGAAGCAAATACAAACAGTCTAAAGCAAAGTGACAACCATTACAGAGATTATCAAAGTTATTATACATCTTAAAACATTAATcagaatttaaattaaatttcaaattcaagaaTGATCGATATAAGTTTCAAAGAGTTAACAACTTCCTCAAAATTAAGTTTGGGCATTAAAAAGAAACACAGATATTACTTAGGTAGTTCAAATTTCCATAAAGAAACTCAGTATTCAAAAATATTGCTAAAGAATTCAAATCAGTCACCACACAATTAACAATAAGTAGAAACAGATCAATGGATAGGACTAAAAATCATTGAATTAATAAgtaaattgaaatttcaaatcAACAATTAACAACTCAGAGCAAGCAAAAACAATCGTCAATGCTAAAGCTCAAGTGCAATTACACAATATATATCAacattgaaatttcaaattacAAGAAACCCTAATTTTAACTAAGAAATCAAGAAACCCCCAATTTCCTAACCGCCGAAACCGTAAAGAGTCCTTCCTTGTCTCTTGAGAGCATAAACAACATCCATGGCAGTAACAGTCTTACGGCGAGCATGTTCAGTATAGGTAACAGCATCACGAATCACATTCTCAAGAAAGATCTTGAGAACACCACGAGTTTCTTCATAAATTAAACCGCTGATACGCTTCACACCACCACGTCTAGCGAGACGACGAATTGCAGGCTTTGTTATTCCTTGAATGTTATCTCTCAGAACCTTACGATGTCGTTTTGCTCCTCCCTTTCCAAGACCTTTTCCTCCTTTGCCTCTTCCTGACATAGCTCTGATTTTCTCTCTTTCgctttcttcttctctctttgCGATTGAACAGAAAATGATTTGTGATTGAGAAGAGAGAATTGGGAGATTATATAGGGTAAGAGTAAGTATTTGTGACCTTTGGATTAGTGGCGATCCGTGCGAGTTGAGAAGTTGAAAGATGGAGCGTTAGATTTAAAATGCTTGATTTTGATTGGTGGAGAGAGTGTGGCGCGGATTGATGGGTTTAAAATTTGGAGTTTGAGAGTAGTAATTGGTTTTTGGTGGGAACTGTGTCTATGAGAAAACACAAAATTTTGAACACGTGAGAGGGAAATTGTGTTTTGTGAAATTTAACAGGCCcgcttaaataaaattttcccaCTAGCCACGTTTTATGAATAGatcttctcaaaaaaaaattctcaattttcacatttcaactatcaatcaatttatattcatttttttaaattaaaatattactttatatcatgagaaaaaaattattgttttatatattagaaataaactaagataactaaaaagtagagatagagaagatgaaagctttgtattattttgttcatatgtGTGTCTTTACATTATAACAATAGTCATATTTATAGGATACAAAGAGCGGAAGTGAAAGAACAAAGTAATTAAGGTCAACTCATAAGTGAGAGTTATAGGAAGGGGAATAGCTAGGATGGACATCCACTTATTAGACCTCCACTAGGagttattattcataacattatatttataattcaaCGGTCTATTCTCTACGttattttctcaatttatttttttcaattgagATAATCTTTTTCAACAAAGATGTACCCTACCAACATAGTGTGGCACAAATGGTTAACTATTTGGTCACATGTTCAATCTCTGACTGATATGTATGgaaaaatatttattggaaGAGGTCAACCTCTTAAATA
It contains:
- the LOC123907114 gene encoding histone H4, encoding MSGRGKGGKGLGKGGAKRHRKVLRDNIQGITKPAIRRLARRGGVKRISGLIYEETRGVLKIFLENVIRDAVTYTEHARRKTVTAMDVVYALKRQGRTLYGFGG